The proteins below are encoded in one region of Pseudomonas putida NBRC 14164:
- a CDS encoding efflux RND transporter permease subunit has translation MKGSFNLSEWALKHQSFVWYLMFVGLLMGIFSYFNLGREEDPSFTIKTMVIQTRWPGATQDETLYQVTDRIEKKLEELDSLDYTKSYTRPGESTVYVYLRDTTKAKDIPDIWYQVRKKIQDIRGEFPAGIQGPGFNDEFGDVFGSIYAFTADGLTLRQLRDYVEQARAEVRDVPNIGKIELVGTQDEVLYLNFSTRKLAALGIDQRQVMQALQSQNAVTPAGVIEAGPERISVRTSGQFASEKDLQTVNLRVNDRFFRLADIADIERGYVDPPSPMFRYNGQTALGLAIGMKAGGNIQVFGEALKKRMDKVVQDLPIGVGVHTVSDQSVVVKQAVGGFTSALFEAVVIVLAVSFVSLGVRAGLVVACSIPLVLAMVFVFMEYSGITMQRISLGALIIALGLLVDDAMITVEVMVTRLEMGETKEQAATFAYTSTAFPMLTGTLVTVAGFVPIGLNASSAGEYTFTLFAVIAVALIVSWVVAVFFAPVLGVHILKSDKVKAHEAEPGRVGRAFEGGLLWCMRNRWLTIIGTVVLFALALFCMRFVQNQFFPSSDRPEILVDLNLPQNASIEETRKVVDRFEARIKDDPDLVHWSTYIGQGAVRFYLPLDQQLQNPYYAQLVIVSKGFEERQGMMERLQKILHEEFVGIGSNVQSLEMGPPVGRPIQYRVSGPDIDQVRKHAIELATLLDQNKHIGEMIYDWNEPGKVLRVEIAQDKARQLGLSSEDVANVMNSIVSGVQITQVNDNIYLVDVVARAEDSERGSPDTLQNLQILTPNGTSIPLLSFATVRYELEQPLVWRRDRKPTITLKASVTGEIQPTDLVAQLKPKIDEFASQLPVGYEVATGGTVEESSKAQGPIAKVIPLMLFLMATFLMIQLHSVQKLFLVVSVAPLGLIGVVLALVPTGTPMGFVAILGILALAGIIIRNSVILVTQIDEFEAQGFSPWDAVVEATNHRRRPILLTAAAASLGMIPIAREVFWGPMAYAMIGGIIVATLLTLLFLPALYVAWYKIREPENSTKTQH, from the coding sequence ATGAAAGGAAGCTTCAACCTCTCCGAATGGGCGCTCAAGCACCAGTCATTCGTGTGGTACCTGATGTTCGTTGGCCTGCTGATGGGGATTTTTTCGTACTTCAACCTCGGGCGTGAGGAAGACCCGTCGTTCACCATCAAAACCATGGTCATCCAGACCCGCTGGCCCGGTGCGACCCAGGACGAAACCCTGTACCAGGTCACCGACCGCATCGAGAAGAAGCTCGAAGAACTCGACTCGCTCGACTACACCAAGAGCTACACCCGCCCCGGTGAATCCACGGTCTACGTCTACCTGCGCGACACCACCAAGGCCAAGGACATTCCGGATATCTGGTACCAGGTGCGCAAGAAGATCCAGGACATTCGTGGCGAATTCCCGGCGGGCATCCAGGGCCCGGGTTTCAACGACGAATTCGGTGATGTATTCGGCTCGATCTATGCCTTTACCGCCGACGGCCTGACCTTGCGCCAACTGCGTGACTACGTGGAACAGGCCCGGGCCGAGGTGCGCGATGTGCCCAACATCGGCAAGATCGAGCTGGTCGGCACTCAGGACGAAGTGCTGTACCTGAACTTCTCCACCCGCAAGCTGGCCGCCCTGGGCATTGACCAGCGCCAGGTGATGCAGGCCCTGCAATCGCAGAACGCGGTGACCCCGGCTGGCGTCATCGAGGCCGGCCCGGAACGTATTTCGGTGCGTACCTCCGGCCAGTTTGCCTCGGAAAAGGACCTGCAAACCGTCAACCTGAGGGTCAACGACCGCTTCTTCCGCCTGGCCGACATCGCCGACATCGAGCGCGGTTACGTCGACCCGCCTTCACCGATGTTCCGCTACAACGGCCAGACGGCGTTGGGCCTGGCCATCGGCATGAAGGCCGGTGGCAACATCCAGGTGTTCGGTGAGGCGCTGAAAAAGCGCATGGACAAAGTGGTCCAGGACTTGCCGATAGGTGTCGGCGTACACACCGTGTCGGATCAGTCCGTGGTGGTCAAGCAAGCGGTCGGCGGCTTTACCAGTGCGCTGTTCGAGGCAGTGGTGATTGTGTTGGCCGTCAGTTTTGTCAGCCTCGGCGTGCGTGCGGGCCTGGTGGTGGCCTGTTCGATCCCGCTGGTGCTGGCCATGGTGTTCGTGTTCATGGAGTACAGCGGCATCACCATGCAGCGGATTTCGCTGGGGGCGTTGATCATTGCGCTGGGCCTGCTGGTGGACGATGCGATGATTACCGTGGAGGTGATGGTCACGCGGCTGGAAATGGGCGAAACCAAGGAGCAGGCGGCGACATTCGCCTACACCTCCACAGCCTTTCCCATGCTGACCGGCACCTTGGTGACCGTGGCGGGTTTTGTGCCTATCGGCCTGAACGCCAGCTCCGCGGGTGAATACACCTTCACCCTGTTCGCGGTGATCGCCGTGGCCCTGATAGTGTCTTGGGTGGTGGCAGTGTTCTTTGCGCCGGTGCTAGGGGTGCATATTCTCAAGAGCGACAAGGTCAAGGCCCATGAGGCCGAGCCTGGCCGTGTCGGACGGGCATTTGAAGGCGGGTTGCTGTGGTGCATGCGCAACCGCTGGTTGACCATCATCGGTACCGTGGTGCTGTTCGCGCTGGCGCTCTTTTGCATGCGCTTCGTGCAGAACCAGTTCTTCCCGTCCTCGGACCGCCCGGAAATTCTCGTCGACCTCAACCTGCCACAGAACGCCTCGATCGAGGAAACGCGCAAGGTGGTCGACCGCTTCGAGGCGCGGATCAAGGACGACCCGGACCTGGTGCACTGGAGCACTTACATTGGTCAGGGGGCGGTCCGCTTCTACCTGCCCCTCGACCAGCAGTTGCAGAACCCTTACTACGCGCAGCTGGTGATTGTCAGCAAAGGCTTCGAAGAGCGCCAGGGCATGATGGAGCGTCTGCAGAAGATCCTGCATGAAGAGTTCGTCGGCATTGGCTCCAATGTGCAGTCGCTGGAAATGGGCCCGCCTGTAGGGCGGCCGATCCAGTACCGGGTCAGTGGTCCTGATATCGATCAGGTGCGCAAGCACGCGATCGAACTGGCCACCTTGCTTGACCAGAACAAGCACATCGGCGAGATGATCTACGACTGGAACGAGCCGGGTAAGGTGCTGCGGGTGGAAATCGCCCAGGACAAGGCACGCCAGCTGGGGCTGTCGTCGGAAGACGTGGCCAATGTGATGAACAGCATCGTCAGTGGCGTGCAGATCACCCAGGTCAACGACAACATCTACCTGGTGGACGTGGTCGCGCGGGCCGAAGACAGTGAGCGCGGCTCGCCCGATACCCTGCAGAACCTGCAGATTCTCACCCCCAATGGAACTTCGATCCCGCTGCTGTCATTCGCTACCGTGCGCTACGAGCTGGAGCAGCCGCTGGTGTGGCGCCGGGATCGCAAGCCGACCATCACCCTCAAGGCTTCGGTCACTGGCGAGATCCAGCCCACCGACCTGGTGGCGCAGCTCAAGCCGAAGATCGATGAGTTCGCCAGCCAGCTGCCGGTCGGTTACGAAGTGGCCACTGGCGGTACGGTGGAGGAGAGCAGCAAGGCCCAGGGCCCGATCGCCAAGGTCATTCCGCTGATGCTGTTCCTGATGGCGACCTTCCTGATGATCCAGCTGCACAGCGTGCAGAAGCTGTTCCTGGTGGTCAGCGTGGCGCCGCTGGGGTTGATCGGTGTAGTGCTGGCGCTGGTGCCCACCGGTACCCCGATGGGCTTCGTGGCGATCCTCGGCATCCTGGCGCTGGCGGGCATCATCATTCGTAACTCGGTGATTCTGGTGACCCAGATCGACGAGTTCGAAGCCCAGGGCTTCTCGCCTTGGGATGCGGTAGTGGAAGCCACCAACCATCGGCGCCGTCCAATCCTGCTGACTGCGGCGGCGGCCAGCCTGGGCATGATCCCGATTGCCCGCGAGGTGTTCTGGGGGCCGATGGCTTACGCCATGATTGGCGGGATCATCGTTGCCACCCTGCTGACGCTGCTGTTCCTGCCGGCCTTGTATGTGGCCTGGTACAAGATCCGCGAGCCTGAAAACAGCACTAAAACCCAACACTGA
- a CDS encoding efflux RND transporter periplasmic adaptor subunit, whose translation MALMRPLSVVCLGLLYMLTGCSKEEVPETLPRVGVQQVQSTDFAARVTLTGDVQARVQTDLSFRVGGKIISRSVDVGDHVKANQVLARLDPKDLQNNVDSAKAEVFAAQARVTQTSAAFVRQQKLLPKGYTSQSEYDAAEAALRSNQSALKAAQAQLANANEQLSYTALVSEAAGVITERQAEVGQVVQATMPIFSLAVDGDRDAVFNVYESLLVAPPSDAGVVVSLLDDPKVQAQGFVREITPTVSAQSGTVQVKVGLKDVPPGMQLGAPVTASTNAQGRPSVELPWSALTKALHDPAVWVVGEGDKVELRKVEVSRYLTGKIVVASGLKGGETVVVTGGQLLHPGMQVQKVDAKAQGGEL comes from the coding sequence ATGGCGTTGATGCGTCCGCTGTCGGTCGTCTGCCTGGGGCTGCTTTACATGCTCACCGGCTGTAGCAAGGAAGAGGTCCCCGAGACGCTGCCTCGGGTGGGTGTGCAACAGGTCCAGTCCACCGATTTCGCTGCCAGGGTCACCCTGACCGGCGACGTGCAGGCGCGGGTGCAGACTGATCTGTCGTTCCGTGTCGGCGGCAAGATCATTTCGCGCAGCGTCGATGTTGGCGATCACGTCAAGGCCAACCAGGTGCTGGCCCGGCTGGACCCGAAAGACCTGCAGAACAACGTCGACTCGGCCAAGGCCGAAGTATTCGCCGCGCAGGCGCGGGTCACCCAGACCAGCGCCGCCTTCGTGCGCCAGCAAAAACTGCTGCCCAAGGGCTACACCAGCCAGAGCGAATACGATGCTGCCGAGGCCGCGCTGCGCAGCAATCAGAGCGCGCTCAAGGCCGCCCAGGCGCAACTGGCCAATGCCAACGAGCAACTCAGCTACACCGCACTGGTCTCCGAGGCCGCCGGGGTGATCACCGAGCGCCAGGCCGAAGTCGGCCAGGTGGTGCAGGCGACCATGCCGATCTTCAGCCTGGCCGTCGATGGCGACCGCGATGCGGTGTTCAATGTCTACGAGTCGCTGCTGGTGGCGCCGCCCAGCGATGCCGGGGTAGTCGTGAGCCTGCTGGACGACCCCAAGGTCCAGGCGCAGGGTTTCGTGCGCGAAATCACGCCCACGGTGTCGGCGCAAAGCGGCACGGTGCAGGTCAAGGTGGGCCTTAAAGACGTGCCACCCGGCATGCAACTGGGTGCACCAGTCACCGCCTCCACCAATGCCCAGGGCCGGCCCAGCGTCGAACTGCCGTGGTCGGCGCTGACCAAGGCCCTGCATGACCCCGCCGTGTGGGTGGTGGGCGAGGGCGACAAGGTGGAATTGCGCAAAGTCGAAGTCAGCCGTTATCTCACCGGCAAGATTGTGGTCGCCAGCGGCCTGAAGGGCGGCGAAACCGTGGTGGTCACTGGCGGGCAGTTGCTGCACCCCGGCATGCAGGTGCAGAAGGTCGACGCCAAGGCCCAAGGGGGTGAGCTATGA
- the oscA gene encoding sulfur starvation response protein OscA, protein MSASLRSIDGQDEATILREIQSALRDLRFGAVEITVHNAQVVQIERKEKFRLQQPGNKSG, encoded by the coding sequence ATGAGTGCATCTCTGCGTAGCATCGACGGTCAGGACGAAGCCACCATTCTGCGTGAAATCCAGAGCGCCTTGCGCGACCTGCGGTTTGGTGCGGTGGAGATCACTGTGCACAACGCTCAGGTCGTACAGATCGAGCGCAAGGAGAAGTTCCGCCTGCAACAGCCCGGCAACAAGTCCGGCTGA
- a CDS encoding efflux RND transporter periplasmic adaptor subunit — MKRLLLMLSAGVLLAGCSSEEEAPEPIRPVLSVKVEPQVQSQLGRFAGSIQARFESTLGFRVSGRIARRWLDVGAQVKPGDTLATLDPTDQQNQLRAAEGDLAKVQAQWINAQADARRQQQLYDRGVGAQAQLDIAQTNLKTTSAALEQARSALSQARDQLDYSTLRTDHAAVITAWQAEAGQTVTAGQAVVTLARPDVKEAVIDLPIGLAEQLSSGLTFTVASQLDPTINTTATLRELEPQADATTRTRRARLTLAGTPAAFHLGTAISVTLSSQVTPRSELPRSALLERDGKTQVWVIDTQQKTVATRDVALIERTADSIVLTSGVQPGERVVTAGVNSLKPGQKVTFDEDAQ, encoded by the coding sequence ATGAAACGCCTGCTGCTGATGCTGTCGGCCGGCGTATTGCTGGCTGGCTGCAGTAGCGAAGAAGAAGCACCAGAGCCGATTCGGCCGGTGCTGTCGGTCAAGGTCGAACCCCAGGTGCAGTCGCAACTGGGCCGCTTCGCCGGCAGTATCCAGGCGCGTTTTGAAAGTACCTTGGGCTTTCGTGTTTCCGGACGCATTGCCCGGCGTTGGCTGGATGTGGGCGCCCAGGTGAAGCCGGGCGACACCCTGGCCACCCTCGACCCGACCGACCAGCAGAACCAGCTGCGCGCCGCCGAAGGCGACCTGGCCAAGGTGCAGGCGCAGTGGATCAACGCCCAGGCCGATGCCCGTCGCCAGCAACAGCTTTATGACCGCGGCGTTGGCGCCCAGGCCCAGCTGGATATCGCCCAGACCAACCTGAAAACCACCAGCGCAGCGCTGGAGCAGGCGCGCTCTGCGCTCAGCCAGGCCCGTGACCAGCTCGACTACAGCACCCTGCGCACCGACCACGCCGCCGTGATTACCGCCTGGCAGGCCGAAGCCGGGCAAACCGTAACGGCCGGCCAGGCCGTGGTGACCCTGGCCCGTCCGGACGTGAAGGAAGCGGTGATCGACCTGCCCATCGGCCTGGCCGAACAACTGAGCAGTGGCCTGACCTTCACCGTCGCCTCGCAGCTCGACCCCACCATCAACACCACCGCCACGCTGCGCGAACTGGAACCTCAGGCCGACGCCACCACCCGCACCCGCCGCGCCCGCCTGACCTTGGCCGGCACGCCTGCGGCCTTTCACCTGGGCACCGCGATCAGCGTGACCTTGAGCTCGCAAGTCACGCCCCGCAGCGAACTGCCCCGCAGTGCCTTGCTCGAGCGTGACGGCAAGACCCAGGTGTGGGTGATCGATACGCAGCAGAAGACCGTTGCAACCCGTGACGTGGCGCTGATCGAACGCACCGCCGACAGCATCGTGCTGACGTCGGGCGTGCAGCCCGGTGAGCGCGTCGTTACCGCAGGTGTGAACAGCCTGAAGCCTGGCCAGAAGGTCACCTTCGACGAGGATGCGCAATGA